A genomic window from Caldicellulosiruptor kronotskyensis 2002 includes:
- a CDS encoding sensor histidine kinase gives MLLKLKKHFLRLSIKYKILILFYSIIVITSLVLALFSYTISTNQLKEEVGNLLLRDTKRIASSIDFLQRDVNELSSFLFLDQRVQNFINPRPDFTKYSLEPLASLLASKDYISFIMLYSFQGDKYYFSNDNSTGVADFFEIKQTDFFKQVVKNRGAPMWLSLNSLPFTLISKNNYPKIAMARLLLDYNTYEPAGLLIICINIPTIEKIYLEDLKEKEACFFIVDSNNRIISLESTTPQFTATFAQKLLNENILSRENEIITANSSKLLITSSYISTSNWRFVSIVSLENAINSIRNSFVLLYIRVLIMCLIFAFVISMYFSSMLTAPLQKLVNSMKKVRQGNLREQVKIDQYASDEIAIVVSEYNNMVEKINELINKVLKLEIHKKEAELKALEAQINPHFLYNTLDTIFWKAEKSHDSEISEMIYSLSRLFRLTLNRGSEFIQVKGEKELIEHYLFLQSKRYKNRLKYSVEIDVEIEDYYIPKLILQPFVENAIVHGMENSTSQTYIEITGKKDKDKLCFSIKDNGTGMSKEQLDKVKELLESGKENNFGYAIKNVNERLKLYYENRYNLSIQSQSGQGTEVILTLPIEDIEFEGVKR, from the coding sequence ATGCTTTTAAAGCTCAAAAAACATTTTTTACGGCTGAGTATAAAATATAAGATACTCATTCTCTTCTACAGCATAATAGTAATAACCTCCTTGGTGTTGGCTTTATTCTCATATACAATTTCAACAAACCAGCTTAAAGAAGAGGTTGGAAATCTGCTCTTGAGAGATACAAAAAGAATTGCATCCAGCATAGACTTTCTTCAAAGGGATGTAAATGAACTTTCATCATTTCTTTTTTTAGATCAGAGAGTGCAAAACTTCATAAACCCGCGTCCAGATTTTACAAAATATTCTTTAGAGCCCCTGGCAAGCCTTCTTGCTTCCAAGGATTATATAAGCTTTATTATGCTTTATTCTTTTCAAGGTGATAAATATTACTTTTCAAATGACAACAGCACTGGAGTTGCAGATTTTTTCGAAATAAAACAGACAGATTTTTTTAAACAAGTTGTCAAAAACAGAGGTGCTCCTATGTGGCTGAGCCTGAACAGCCTACCTTTCACCTTGATTTCAAAAAACAATTACCCAAAAATAGCAATGGCAAGACTCCTTTTGGATTACAACACATATGAACCAGCAGGATTACTCATAATTTGTATAAATATACCAACTATTGAGAAAATATACTTAGAAGATTTAAAAGAAAAAGAAGCATGTTTTTTTATAGTCGATAGTAACAATAGAATAATCTCTCTTGAGAGTACAACACCGCAGTTTACGGCTACATTTGCCCAAAAACTTTTAAATGAAAACATCCTCAGCAGAGAAAATGAAATAATCACCGCCAATTCATCAAAACTTTTGATAACCTCAAGTTATATTTCGACATCTAACTGGCGATTTGTTAGTATAGTTTCACTTGAAAATGCTATAAATTCAATTAGAAATTCGTTTGTTCTTTTGTATATAAGAGTACTTATTATGTGTTTGATATTTGCTTTTGTAATTTCAATGTACTTTTCTTCAATGCTCACAGCTCCCCTTCAGAAACTTGTAAATTCTATGAAAAAAGTGCGTCAGGGTAATTTAAGAGAACAGGTAAAAATTGACCAATACGCCAGTGATGAAATTGCAATAGTTGTTTCTGAATACAATAATATGGTCGAAAAAATAAATGAGTTGATAAACAAAGTATTAAAGTTGGAAATTCACAAAAAAGAAGCCGAACTAAAAGCACTTGAGGCTCAGATAAATCCTCACTTCCTTTATAATACTTTGGATACTATATTCTGGAAGGCCGAAAAATCCCATGACAGTGAAATAAGCGAAATGATTTATTCTCTTTCAAGACTCTTTAGACTTACCTTAAACAGAGGAAGTGAGTTTATTCAGGTAAAAGGTGAGAAAGAACTAATAGAACATTATCTTTTTTTGCAGAGCAAAAGGTATAAAAATAGACTTAAGTATTCAGTAGAGATCGACGTTGAGATAGAGGATTATTATATACCCAAATTGATACTTCAGCCATTTGTTGAAAACGCCATTGTACATGGAATGGAAAATTCAACATCACAAACTTACATTGAAATAACAGGTAAAAAAGACAAAGATAAACTTTGTTTTTCTATAAAAGATAATGGAACTGGAATGTCAAAAGAACAACTTGATAAAGTCAAAGAACTTTTAGAATCGGGAAAGGAAAATAATTTTGGCTATGCCATTAAAAATGTAAATGAGAGGCTTAAACTTTACTATGAAAATCGATACAATCTAAGTATACAGAGTCAATCTGGTCAAGGTACAGAGGTAATATTAACGCTGCCAATAGAAGACATAGAGTTTGAAGGAGTGAAAAGATAA
- a CDS encoding ABC transporter substrate-binding protein, producing MSKRTLKVFISVLLVTVMIVSLLAGFQGTFTASASTKKTVEIKFFSNLPDRTSNQGKLEQMLIDSYMKANPNVKIKVEALQDEPYKQKFKVYVATNQMPDIFMVWGQPSFFLPVMKGGYAAEIKPEQIKNYGFKTSSLKDFMYNGKIYGLPRNTDFMVLYYNKGLFSKYNVKVPTTFSELLDAAKVFRKNGIAPIAINGKDKWILAILYQELVVKESGDQKLIYDAISKKSVSKNQILLKAAKDLVELVNVGGFQDAFVAADYGAANNLFAQEKAAMYYMGSWEVGMAANPNFSDSFKKNVDATYFPIISGGKGKKTDILAWHGGGYAVSANSKVKNEAMKLLLYMMHPTRWAKIGWQQGLVVPGQNWEKFMTGKETVLQKKLTQIFSSATSVSGTVWQDAFTPNFKTEAETLCQMLVAKAITPEKFLSKIEELAKLEVK from the coding sequence ATGTCAAAGAGAACCTTAAAAGTATTTATTTCGGTTTTACTTGTAACAGTAATGATCGTTAGCTTATTAGCAGGTTTTCAAGGTACTTTTACAGCTTCTGCATCGACTAAAAAAACAGTAGAAATCAAATTTTTCTCCAACCTACCAGATAGGACGTCTAACCAAGGCAAACTTGAACAGATGTTAATTGACAGCTATATGAAAGCAAATCCTAATGTCAAGATTAAGGTTGAAGCACTTCAGGATGAACCTTACAAACAAAAGTTCAAAGTTTATGTTGCAACAAATCAGATGCCAGACATTTTTATGGTATGGGGGCAGCCATCTTTCTTCTTGCCGGTTATGAAAGGTGGATATGCAGCTGAAATAAAGCCAGAACAAATAAAAAACTATGGTTTTAAAACATCATCGTTAAAAGATTTTATGTATAATGGCAAAATATACGGACTTCCAAGAAATACAGACTTTATGGTGCTCTATTATAACAAAGGACTGTTCAGTAAATACAATGTAAAAGTACCAACAACATTTAGTGAGCTTTTGGATGCAGCGAAAGTATTCAGGAAAAATGGAATTGCTCCGATTGCAATAAACGGTAAAGATAAGTGGATACTGGCAATTCTGTATCAGGAGCTTGTTGTGAAAGAGAGCGGAGACCAAAAATTAATTTACGATGCAATTTCGAAGAAATCTGTATCCAAGAACCAGATTCTTTTAAAAGCTGCAAAAGACTTAGTTGAGCTTGTGAATGTAGGTGGATTTCAGGATGCATTTGTTGCAGCAGATTATGGAGCAGCAAACAACTTATTTGCTCAAGAAAAAGCAGCAATGTACTATATGGGTTCATGGGAAGTTGGAATGGCAGCAAATCCAAACTTCTCTGATTCTTTCAAAAAGAATGTTGATGCAACATACTTCCCAATAATATCAGGTGGCAAGGGCAAAAAGACAGATATATTAGCATGGCACGGCGGTGGATATGCAGTCTCTGCAAACTCAAAGGTTAAGAATGAAGCAATGAAACTTCTTCTTTACATGATGCATCCAACAAGATGGGCAAAGATTGGTTGGCAGCAGGGACTTGTTGTTCCAGGACAGAACTGGGAAAAGTTTATGACGGGAAAAGAAACAGTTCTCCAGAAAAAGCTGACACAGATATTTAGCAGTGCAACATCTGTAAGTGGTACAGTATGGCAAGATGCGTTCACTCCAAACTTCAAGACAGAGGCAGAGACACTTTGCCAGATGCTTGTTGCAAAGGCTATTACACCTGAAAAGTTCTTGTCAAAGATTGAAGAACTTGCAAAGTTAGAAGTTAAGTAG
- a CDS encoding carbohydrate ABC transporter permease: MQKVLSDKKTILLLVLPGLLIYTFAILFPIILSIYLGMTDWSGIGKPNFIGLENFKKIIFSDTTFWKSLRNAIFLALAYVFVQHPIALIFAIMIDKIGGKPEKVFRTIFFIPCVIPVVVTSRMWVSLYDPQYGLINKILDFLHLGFLKQQWLGDMKTALISVIIICMWQGFGWALLIYYAGLKGIPEELYEAARIDGATGFKLYTKITVPLLKPVIKVNFTIAIIYALKQMETVYLTTNGGPGDASQFLANYLYIRAFNSYQYGYANAISVLFVIACLAVNIFFQKIFKSENYEF; encoded by the coding sequence ATGCAAAAAGTATTATCAGACAAAAAGACAATTTTGTTGCTGGTTTTGCCGGGACTTTTGATATATACATTTGCAATTCTTTTCCCAATTATACTCAGCATATATCTTGGAATGACTGATTGGTCAGGGATTGGTAAGCCAAATTTTATAGGTCTTGAAAATTTCAAAAAGATAATATTTTCAGATACCACATTTTGGAAATCTCTTAGAAATGCAATATTCCTTGCTCTTGCGTATGTGTTTGTTCAGCATCCAATTGCATTGATTTTTGCTATTATGATTGACAAAATTGGAGGAAAACCTGAAAAAGTTTTTAGAACAATTTTCTTTATACCTTGCGTGATACCAGTTGTTGTAACATCGCGTATGTGGGTAAGCTTGTATGATCCTCAATATGGACTAATTAACAAGATACTTGACTTTTTACACTTAGGTTTTTTGAAACAGCAGTGGCTGGGTGACATGAAAACAGCTCTAATATCAGTGATTATAATCTGTATGTGGCAGGGTTTTGGCTGGGCGCTTTTGATTTACTACGCGGGTCTAAAAGGCATACCAGAAGAACTTTATGAGGCTGCAAGAATTGATGGTGCAACAGGTTTTAAGCTCTATACAAAGATTACTGTACCATTACTAAAGCCTGTTATTAAAGTCAACTTTACCATAGCTATCATCTATGCTTTGAAACAGATGGAAACAGTTTATTTGACTACAAACGGTGGTCCCGGCGATGCGAGCCAGTTTTTAGCCAACTATTTGTATATCAGAGCATTTAACTCATACCAATATGGATATGCAAATGCAATATCTGTTTTGTTTGTAATTGCATGCTTGGCTGTAAATATCTTTTTCCAGAAAATATTTAAATCAGAAAATTATGAGTTTTAA
- a CDS encoding carbohydrate ABC transporter permease, which produces MSKQSSIAKRDKTILLILLGVFSIGQLFPLVWLVDFSLCKSGDVYGANILKIPSPPQYINYIVAWRDGKIPQYFINSVIVNFVSVFLVVLFSLMMGYAFVRMNWKWSNRVLTYVLLGLMIPIHATLLPNFVIFRQLNILDSYFALIIPYVAFSLPQAVFLMTGFIGSIPRALEESAIIDGCGIFRILFQIILPLSKPALVTVTVTTFLNTWNEFIMAATYLTSDRFRTLPFSVYNFAGQYASNYAVQFAVMTIVALPSLIVYIALNEQVTKGVTLGAVKG; this is translated from the coding sequence GTGTCAAAGCAAAGTAGTATTGCTAAAAGAGACAAAACAATCCTTCTTATTTTGCTTGGAGTATTTTCAATTGGACAACTGTTTCCGCTTGTTTGGTTGGTTGATTTTTCTCTTTGCAAAAGTGGAGATGTATATGGTGCGAATATCCTCAAAATACCTTCCCCACCACAGTATATAAACTATATTGTTGCTTGGAGAGATGGAAAAATTCCGCAGTATTTTATAAATAGTGTAATAGTAAATTTTGTATCAGTTTTTCTTGTTGTTCTATTTTCACTTATGATGGGGTATGCATTTGTAAGGATGAACTGGAAATGGAGCAACAGAGTTTTAACTTATGTTCTTTTAGGGTTGATGATACCAATCCATGCAACTCTTCTTCCGAACTTTGTTATTTTCAGACAGCTCAATATTCTTGATTCATATTTTGCACTAATAATTCCGTACGTTGCATTTTCGCTGCCACAAGCAGTGTTCTTGATGACGGGGTTTATAGGAAGCATACCTCGGGCTTTAGAAGAATCAGCAATTATAGATGGCTGCGGTATATTTAGAATTTTATTTCAAATTATTTTACCACTTTCAAAACCTGCGCTGGTAACTGTAACTGTTACTACATTTCTGAATACATGGAACGAATTTATTATGGCAGCAACATACTTAACATCTGACAGGTTCAGGACTCTGCCGTTTTCTGTCTACAACTTTGCAGGTCAGTATGCATCTAACTACGCAGTTCAGTTTGCTGTAATGACAATAGTAGCTCTTCCATCATTGATTGTGTATATTGCCCTGAACGAACAGGTCACAAAAGGGGTTACCCTGGGTGCTGTGAAGGGGTAA